Proteins from a genomic interval of Ornithodoros turicata isolate Travis unplaced genomic scaffold, ASM3712646v1 Chromosome12, whole genome shotgun sequence:
- the LOC135371631 gene encoding uncharacterized protein LOC135371631, with product MDEHRKLLLLKKKVLLLKKKELLRKKNWWVRPVWEDRKTEIEFHTAMRKLRESWDNSYFHKYFRIGPEVFDMLHKLVEDDLRKAHLCREPISSAERHAFTLRYLSSGLDVKDVAMAFRVGLETAREAIHLTCNVLWERLRVLYMKPPGPAEWADIARGFDERWQFPNCLGAVDGKHVRIVAPKKPGSQYYN from the exons ATGGATGAACACCGAAAGTTGCTGCTTCTGAAAAAGAAAGTGCTTCTTCTTAAGAAGAAGGAGCTTTTGCGCAAGAAGAACTGGTGGGTTCGACCTGTTTGGGAAGATAGGAAGACTGAAATTGAATTCCACACAGCA ATGCGAAAACTGAGAGAGAGTTGGGACAACAGCTACTTTCATAAGTACTTTCGCATAGGTCCCGAAGTTTTCGACATGCTGCACAAGTTGGTCGAAGATGATCTACGAAAAGCCCACCTCTGCAGGGAACCCATTTCGTCAGCTGAGCGACATGCATTTACGCTGAG GTACCTGTCATCCGGCTTAGATGTTAAGGATGTAGCAATGGCCTTCAGAGTGGGACTTGAAACTGCACGAGAGGCTATTCACTTAACTTGCAATGTTCTCTGGGAAAGACTGAGGGTCCTGTACATGAAG CCACCAGGTCCTGCAGAATGGGCAGACATTGCGAGAGGCTTTGATGAACGGTGGCAGTTTCCAAACTGTCTAGGGGCAGTTGACGGCAAACACGTCAGAATTGTTGCGCCGAAAAAACCTGGGTCCCAGTACTACAACTAG